Genomic DNA from Pseudomonas fluorescens:
TCGAACTGCCCCATGGGCTGTATCCGTGTCGCCCGTTTTGCATTCAGTACGACGAAAGCGACCTGACCCTCCTGCAACGACTGTGTGAGGAAGAAGGCATTCATTACCACTTCGAACACGCTCCCCAGGGCCATGTCCTGGTGTTTGCCGAAGACCCGAAGAGCTTTCCCGCGCGCCCCATCGAGCTGCCCCTGCGCCCGAACGACAGCCTGCAGCCGGCCATCAGACGCTTGTATTTGCGTCACCATCCGATGATGCCTGGGCTGCCCGTCGGGTTCAGTGACCGGGCCCCGCCCGAAGCCGAGGCCTCGGCGGCGAATCAACCCCTTGAGCGGCTCGATCACGAAGCCATGCGCGGCAACCCGGCCTTGGCTCACCGTTACCAGGCCGGTCGCCGCCACCTTGAACGGCTGCGCTGCCGGCAACGGGAAATCCATGGCCACAGTACCCAACCGGCCCTGCACGGCGGCGACATCGTACAGGTCTGCGAACACCCGGTTTCCACCTTCAACGATCAATGGCTGATCACCGAGGTCCAGCATCGCGGACGGCAGTTTTCGATCCTGGAGCCGGACCTGCCCGCCGCACCGTCGGCCCGTGACTACCGCAACCGGTTCACCGCCATTCCCTGGTCCACCACGTTCAGGCCAGCCCTCAAGCACCCCAAGCCCCCCGTCCCCGGGTACCACCTGGCCCATGTACTCGGCAGCACCGGCCAGCCGGCCAGCCCCGATGAACGTGGCCAGGTGAGTGTCAGCCTATGGGCGCCGGACCAGGACGGCATCACGCTGCCCGTGTCGCGGCTGACTCTGGATGGCAGCCCCAGCCTGATGGCCGGCAGCGAAGTGCTGGTGAGTTTTCTCGATGGCGACCCTGATCGACCGGTGCTGTGTCCAGGGGCTATCGATACCGGCGCAGGCCATAGCGCCACGTCCCCGAAATCGCCCCGTGGGGAGCATGATGGGGGGCTGCTGTTGGACTGGCTGCTGAATCCGCCGGTTTTGACTCCCTGACTCAATCCTATGGCTTCATGCCGGCAAAAATGATCTGGCTCAAGCAAACCCAGCGAAACGGGCTTACAGTAAACGGATAACGCCGCTCTAGACGGCGCTCTACCCTGATCGTTGGAGAGGCCTGCAATGCCCTGGAAAAACTCAGAAAGCCGCTACAGTACCGTCACGGTCACCTTGCATTGGCTGATGCTGGTTCTGCTGGCCGTGGTTTACGCCTGCATCGAGTTCCGCGGGATTTTCCCCAAGGGCAGCGGCGGTCGCACCCTGATCAAGGAAGCGCACTTCATGCTCGGCCTGACGGTGTTCCTGCTGGTCTGGCTACGCCTGTTCGCTCGCAGCATGGGTAAGGCTCCGGCGATTTTCCCGGCGTCGCCTGCATGGCAAACCGTTCTCGCTCGCCTGATGCATTGGGCGCTGTACCTGTTCATGATCGCCATGCCGCTGCTGGGCTGGCTGATCACCAGCGCCGAAGGGCACCAGGTGATGTTCTACGGTTTCGATCTGCCGTTGCTCATCAATCAAGACAAGGATTTCGCCAAGCAACTGGAAGGCTGGCACGTGCTGGGCGGCACCATCGGCTATTGGCTGATTGGCCTGCATGCCTTGGCGGGGCTGTACCACCACTATGTGGTACGGGACAACACGCTGCTGCGGATGATGCCCAAACGCGGCTGACCGTCGCTACTCGAACCCCCGGCGACCTTGCAAACCGCCGGTGTGGACGAAGACCAGACGGGTATCCGGGGCAAATCGTCCGGCCTCGACTTGCGTCTTGAGCAACATCAAGGCTTTGCCGGTGTACAACGGTTCCAGTTCGATGGCCGTCGTGGTTTCGATGAACTCGGTGAGTTCGGCATCGACCCGGGCGAACCCGTCACGGCTGCCGTCGAACAATTCATAAGGTGGACTGCAAAGGCCCGCCTCCCCCACGATGCGCTCGACTTGCTGCACCACGCCATGGTCCTGGGGCACCGCCAGCACGCCATAGACCGGGCGCTGTCCCGCTTCGGCCAGCACCAGCCCGGCCAGCGACGTACCCGTCCCACAGGCCAGCCACCAACCGTGAAAATCCGCCCATCCCAACGTCGCCAGTTGTGCACGGACGTTGGCCGCCCATACCTGGCAGCCTTGTGCACCGGGCAATCCTGAACCGCCCTCGGGCACCGGATGCAAATGTGGATAGCGCATCTGCCACGGTTCCCAGAAATCCGCTGCGTGCCGCTCCCGGTATCCGCCATAACCCAACCAGTGCAGGTCCATGCCAAACACTTTCAGGTCGCGCACCGTCGGCGTGTCCTGGGGATGACCACGCAACAGCCCCGCCGTGGGAAACCCGAAGCGCTTGCCCGCCGCCGCCAACGCATGCAAATGGTTGGAATACGCCCCGCCCAGGCTCATGACCCCCTCGGCACCGGCCTCATGGGCGGCGCGCAAGTGATGGACCAACTTGAACCACTTGTTGCCGCTGATCAGTGGATCGATCCGGTCCAGGCGCAACACCGCCACTTCAACACCGGCACGGGCGAGCCAGTCCAGGTGAAGGGGTTCGAGTCGGGGTTGGGGATGCCAGTCGAGGGCGGGAAGCAGCATTGCG
This window encodes:
- a CDS encoding 1-aminocyclopropane-1-carboxylate deaminase/D-cysteine desulfhydrase translates to MLLPALDWHPQPRLEPLHLDWLARAGVEVAVLRLDRIDPLISGNKWFKLVHHLRAAHEAGAEGVMSLGGAYSNHLHALAAAGKRFGFPTAGLLRGHPQDTPTVRDLKVFGMDLHWLGYGGYRERHAADFWEPWQMRYPHLHPVPEGGSGLPGAQGCQVWAANVRAQLATLGWADFHGWWLACGTGTSLAGLVLAEAGQRPVYGVLAVPQDHGVVQQVERIVGEAGLCSPPYELFDGSRDGFARVDAELTEFIETTTAIELEPLYTGKALMLLKTQVEAGRFAPDTRLVFVHTGGLQGRRGFE
- a CDS encoding cytochrome b, with product MPWKNSESRYSTVTVTLHWLMLVLLAVVYACIEFRGIFPKGSGGRTLIKEAHFMLGLTVFLLVWLRLFARSMGKAPAIFPASPAWQTVLARLMHWALYLFMIAMPLLGWLITSAEGHQVMFYGFDLPLLINQDKDFAKQLEGWHVLGGTIGYWLIGLHALAGLYHHYVVRDNTLLRMMPKRG
- a CDS encoding type VI secretion system Vgr family protein, with the protein product MRNDTESPFSLTLTQSGLQLQVLRFSGREALNQPYRFDLELIGLAPPIDLQLLLGHPAFLRLEGESGVHGIVHSVSLSALAPRRIGYRVTLVPYLQQLEQGPQRRVFHRLSVVQLLQRLLEEHALPVDSYRFELPHGLYPCRPFCIQYDESDLTLLQRLCEEEGIHYHFEHAPQGHVLVFAEDPKSFPARPIELPLRPNDSLQPAIRRLYLRHHPMMPGLPVGFSDRAPPEAEASAANQPLERLDHEAMRGNPALAHRYQAGRRHLERLRCRQREIHGHSTQPALHGGDIVQVCEHPVSTFNDQWLITEVQHRGRQFSILEPDLPAAPSARDYRNRFTAIPWSTTFRPALKHPKPPVPGYHLAHVLGSTGQPASPDERGQVSVSLWAPDQDGITLPVSRLTLDGSPSLMAGSEVLVSFLDGDPDRPVLCPGAIDTGAGHSATSPKSPRGEHDGGLLLDWLLNPPVLTP